The proteins below come from a single Pseudochaenichthys georgianus chromosome 14, fPseGeo1.2, whole genome shotgun sequence genomic window:
- the zar1l gene encoding protein ZAR1-like, which translates to MEGFLPAFHPYSVCAAPAPDIGWGKRDGRFMVPQGLNYLELCKAILAQVHPSLPFPLRKAITKECGVQVNAKVDKTVQCSLGPKTLFCSEGVPLSSKSPKSPGLVKAEGNAPYCTTPVSHMRFLRPVSIYSPVFDRRISRKKLSNADESEGEAEESVDHVESGHEREKGDSGEEDTGKDFKTTFHKSTKGSSFQFLEQRYGFFHCKKCNIRWESAYVWCISGTSKVYYKQLCRKCQVGFNPYRVEPILCKDCSQTTCNCEKKQRHINMKRPHRQDLCCRCKGSRLSCDATYSFKYIV; encoded by the exons atggaGGGGTTCCTGCCTGCGTTTCACCCGTACTCTGTGTGCGCTGCCCCAGCTCCGGACATCGGTTGGGGGAAGAGAGATGGCCGCTTCATGGTCCCTCAGGGCCTCAATTACCTAGAGCTGTGTAAAGCCATCCTGGCCCAGGTTCACCCCAGTTTACCATTCCCACTGAGGAAAGCCATCACCAAAGAGTGCGGCGTGCAGGTGAATGCCAAAGTGGATAAAACCGTGCAATGCTCGCTGGGTCCTAAAACGCTGTTCTGCTCAGAGGGAGTCCCCCTGTCCTCAAAGTCCCCCAAGAGCCCGGGGCTAGTTAAAGCAGAGGGGAATGCCCCGTACTGCACTACACCCGTGAGCCACATGCGCTTCCTGCGGCCTGTGTCCATCTACTCCCCCGTGTTTGACCGCAGGATCTCCAGGAAGAAACTCAGCAATGCGGATGAAAGTGAAGGAGAAGCCGAAGAATCCGTGGATCACGTTGAGTCAGGGCATGAACGTGAGAAGGGCGACAGTGGCGAAGAGGACACCGGGAAGGACTTCAAGACAACTTTCCACAAGTCtacaaaggggtccagctttcAG TTCCTGGAGCAGAGGTATGGCTTTTTCCACTGCAAAAAATGCAACATCCGGTGGGAGAGTGCGTATGTTTGGTGCATCTCTGGAACCAGTAAG GTGTACTACAAGCAGCTCTGCCGGAAGTGTCAGGTTGGGTTTAACCCCTACAGGGTGGAGCCCATCCTCTGCAAG GACTGCTCTCAAACTACCTGCAACTGTGAGAAGAAGCAGCGGCATATTAACATGAAGAGGCCTCACCGCCAGGACCTGTGTTGTCGCTGCAAGGGCTCAAGGTTATCCTGCGACGCCACCTACAGCTTCAAATACATCGTCTGA